From Pagrus major chromosome 18, Pma_NU_1.0, a single genomic window includes:
- the LOC141012913 gene encoding beta-1,3-galactosyltransferase 1-like, translating into MITNFFHSNRVMFRYNHLHKISPADPPSSKYFVAYPHHYNFILDEPNRCWQESPFLVLMIPVAPHNREARDTIRNTWGKEVSVLGRVVSHYFLLGLSKEEDDTELLKEQESQRHHDILQSNFLDSYNNLTIKTMVMFEWLDSHCPNTSYAMKIDSDMFLNVRNLVDMLSTARQNLYMTGLVARGAAVLRDHNSKWFLPVSAFSESTYPPYAMGLGYVFSLDLAKKILEASKHVKAIYIEDVYVGLCMRHLGIAPTDPPHGATLFTNPL; encoded by the exons ATGATCACAAACTTCTTCCACAGCAACCGAGTCATGTTCCGTTACAACCATTTACATAAG ATCTCACCAGCTGACCCCCCTTCATCAAAATACTTTGTGGCATACCCGCACCACTACAATTTTATATTGGATGAACCCAACAGATGTTGGCAGGAAAGCCCATTCTTGGTTCTTATGATCCCAGTCGCACCCCACAACAGAGAGGCTCGTGATACAATCCGCAACACATGGGGCAAAGAAGTCTCAGTGCTGGGCCGAGTGGTCAGCCACTACTTCCTGTTGGGACTGTCCAAAGAGGAAGACGATACAGAGCTCCTTAAAGAGCAA GAAAGCCAGAGACATCATGATATTCTCCAGAGTAACTTCTTGGACAGCTACAATAACCTCACCATTAAAACCATGGTCATGTTTGAATGGCTCGACTCCCATTGCCCCAACACCTCCTATGCCATGAAGATCGACTCGGACATGTTCCTTAATGTCCGCAACCTCGTTGACATGCTTTCGACAGCCCGTCAGAATCTCTACATGACAGGATTGGTGGCAAGGGGTGCTGCTGTTCTTCGAGACCATAATTCAAAGTGGTTTCTGCCTGTTTCTGCCTTCTCTGAGTCTACATACCCACCGTATGCAATGGGGCTGGGCTACGTGTTCTCACTGGATTTAGCCAAGAAGATACTGGAGGCATCTAAACATGTCAAAGCTATTTACATTGAGGATGTGTACGTGGGACTGTGTATGAGACATTTGGGAATCGCACCGACAGATCCTCCTCATGGTG